CGGGATTGACCCGAAACTCTCCGGAAACGTCAGCTTGTTTGGAAAATCGCTTCGGATCCGCTCGATTCAAGACGCCATCTCACACGGTATCTACTACCTTACGGAAGACCGAAAACTTCAAGGACTGTTTCTACAAAAGAGCATCCGGGACGACGTTGCTTCCGTACACCTGGAGGGTCTCAACAGACATGGTTTGTTTGAACGGATAAAGGCAGCAACACGCGCAACGGAGGTCATGCAAGAACTCCGCGTGAAGGCAGCTTCCGAAAACCAACTTGTCGGAAGCTTAAGCGGTGGTAACCAACAGAAGGTCATGATTGGCAAGTGGTTGAAAAATGGGCCGCAAATCCTCATCCTCGACGAGCCAACACGCGGCATCGACGTCGGGGCCAAGGCGGAAATACACCAGTTATTGCGTCGATTGACACAGGGCGGCATGGGAGTCATCGTCATTTCGTCGGAATTGCCGGAAATTGTGGGACTGAGCGACCGGGTGCTTGTTGTACACAAAGGGACCATTAGCGGCGTGCTTGAAGGCAGCGATATCAACGATGAGATTATCATGCAGTACGCATCTGGGCTGCACAAAGAAGAACTTGTGAGGTGAAACGCGTGGAAAACCAGGTCATCACTCAGGAAAATCTTGCAACCAAAACATCATTTTTTCGTAGGCTAACCAGCATTCGCGAGTTCACCATCGCCATGGTGATTGTCGTGCTGGTCATCATCCTTGCCTTCTTAAGCGGCGCGTTCCTGAGCGCAAACAACATCATCAGCACACTGCTCAGCACGGTCATGACAGCCATTGTCTCTGTTGGCATGACAGTTGCTCTTGTGTCTGGCGGGTTTGACTTGTCCGTTGGTTCCGTGATGTCGATGTCAGGTGTCGTTGCCGGCAGTTTGGCGCTGGACGGGGTGAACATCTGGTTGGCAGCGTTGATTGGGCTGGCAGCAAGTGTCCTATCCGGTCTCATCACGGGCCTCTTCATCGGTAAGGTGAAAATCAACCCATTCATCATGACGCTCGGAATGCAAGGCGTGGTTCAGGGCGTTGCATATGTCGTCACGCAAGGTGCCCCGCTCTCTGTGGCCAACGCTTCCAACTCGTTTCTCTACCTAGGTCAGGGAAACTTGCTGGGTATCCCAGTCCTCATCTGGATTCTCGCCATCATCGTTCTCGTCTCCGATTATCTGATGCGCCGCGCGGTTGTCGCTCGCAAGGTGTACTACATCGGGAGCAATGAAAGCGCTGCATACCTCTCAGGTATTCGCGTCGCCAAGACAAAGGTTTGGATTTACATTTTTACCGCCATTCTCGCCGGGATAGCAGGCG
The Alicyclobacillus curvatus genome window above contains:
- a CDS encoding ABC transporter permease; translation: MVIVVLVIILAFLSGAFLSANNIISTLLSTVMTAIVSVGMTVALVSGGFDLSVGSVMSMSGVVAGSLALDGVNIWLAALIGLAASVLSGLITGLFIGKVKINPFIMTLGMQGVVQGVAYVVTQGAPLSVANASNSFLYLGQGNLLGIPVLIWILAIIVLVSDYLMRRAVVARKVYYIGSNESAAYLSGIRVAKTKVWIYIFTAILAGIAGVLTLSRFSVAAPTAGMGMELQAIAACIIGGASLSGGEGTVLGALLGSVLVGIVNDALVLLNVSVYWQSLVTGFVLIAAVTLDVMTHRKKIS